Genomic window (Verrucomicrobiota bacterium):
TCTCCCACTCCTACTGCCCCTTACTGCCCGGGAGTCAAATCGGGAAGAACCGCCGCCACGCGTTCCTTCATTTCCTTGCCCGGCTTGAACTTCACGACCGCGCGAGGAGGGATGACCAGCTCGGTCCCGGGCTTGTTCGGGTTGCGACCGATTTTTGACTTGGTGACCTTGACCTGGAAGGCCCCAAAATTGCGCAGCACCACCTGATCTCCCTCGGCCAAGGTATCGGTCACCAAATCGAGCGTTTTTTGGATCACGTCGAAGACTTGGTGCTGGGTCAGTCCCGTTTCATTCGCGACCTCCATCACCAGTTCCCGTTTCGTTACCGTCTTCATGCCCAGAGGCTTACGAAGCAGACGATGTGCCAGTTTCCGAGGGGCAGACCGATGGCGCGCAAAGTTTTTTTGGGCAATCAAAAGTCGTTCTCCCTCAACTCCTTCGACGTTTTGAAATGCATCTTGGCGATCTCAGAAAGAGCCTCTTCTCCAAAGCGTTTCATCCAAGTCCGGCCGACTTCTTTGACCTTGGGAGACACGCCCTTGGGAAGCGATTCCCCCAGCGGCTGGCCGGCCCGATCCAGCCAATCAATGAAGGCCTCGCGCGCGAAAAGGGAAGCCGCTGCCACCGCCGGATCCGACTCCGCTTTGGTCCGCTGCTCCAGGGTGATTTCGGTGCCGCGCTCCTGCAAAGCTCGTTCGATCAAGTCAGGCCGGGCGAACTGATCACTGAGCGCCCGAGGGCACTCCGGCACCCGCTCCTGAAGCAGGCCGATGACCTTGGCGTGCCCCCAAGCCAGCAGTCGATTGAGATTGCCAAACTGCTGGTAGAGTTGGTTGTAGCGAGTGGGGGGGATCAAGACCACCTCA
Coding sequences:
- a CDS encoding HU family DNA-binding protein, whose protein sequence is MKTVTKRELVMEVANETGLTQHQVFDVIQKTLDLVTDTLAEGDQVVLRNFGAFQVKVTKSKIGRNPNKPGTELVIPPRAVVKFKPGKEMKERVAAVLPDLTPGQ